A DNA window from Vigna unguiculata cultivar IT97K-499-35 chromosome 10, ASM411807v1, whole genome shotgun sequence contains the following coding sequences:
- the LOC114165910 gene encoding isoleucine N-monooxygenase 2-like has protein sequence MEHAPSLLFSKIRSLWFFVCLTIILKSLIPSFVQKWSKKQKPKLPPGPKPWPVVGNLPEMLAYKPVHRWIHNLMKQMNTEIACIRLGNTYVIPVTCPTIARQFLREQDATFASRSLTTCTDLVSSGYVTTALVPFGDQWKKMKKILTTALLSSQKHLWLHDRRTEEADNLMVYVYNKSKIVSNGVPGLVNIRSVARHYCGNITRKIVFNTRYFGKGRKDGGPSFEEKEHVDSIFLLLSYVYAFSISDYIPCLRKLNLDGHQKKVKEALKVIKKYHDPIVQERVKQWNDTPKIDEQDWLDILISLKDADNNPLLTLEEINAQIVEIMIATVDNPSNAFEWALAEMINQPNLLQRAIEELDSVVGKQRLVQESDIPKLNFVKACAREAFRLHPFAPFTPPHVSMSDTTVGNYFIPKGSHVILSRRELGRNPKVWNEPLKFKPERHLKSDNGSNVALTEPNLRFISFSTGRRGCPGVTLGTSMTVMLFARLLHGFTWSAPSNVSKINLAESNDDLNLAEPLMAVAKPRLPPELYHL, from the exons ATGGAACATGCCCCTTctcttttgttttcaaaaattcGAAGCCTTTGGTTCTTTGTATGCTTAACCATTATCCTAAAATCCCTAATACCTAGCTTTGTTCAGAAATGGTCCaagaaacaaaaaccaaaacttCCCCCAGGTCCCAAACCGTGGCCTGTGGTGGGCAACCTTCCTGAGATGCTTGCATACAAACCTGTTCATCGATGGATACACAATCTCATGAAACAAATGAACACTGAGATTGCATGCATCCGCCTCGGAAATACCTATGTTATCCCTGTCACATGTCCCACCATTGCCAGACAGTTTTTGAGAGAACAGGATGCAACTTTTGCATCAAGATCACTAACCACTTGTACTGATCTCGTTAGTAGCGGGTATGTAACCACAGCTTTAGTGCCATTTGGGGACCAatggaagaaaatgaagaaaatctTAACCACTGCTTTGCTTTCCTCACAAAAGCACCTATGGCTTCATGACAGAAGGACTGAAGAAGCCGACAACCTTATGGTTTATGTCTACAACAAAAGCAAAATTGTGAGCAATGGTGTTCCTGGCCTTGTCAACATCAGAAGTGTTGCAAGGCATTATTGTGGCAATATTACGaggaaaattgttttcaatacAAGGTATTTTGGGAAAGGTAGGAAGGATGGAGGGCCTAGTTTTGAGGAGAAAGAACATGTTGATTCCATCTTCCTTTTACTTAGCTATGTCTATGCCTTTTCTATTTCTGATTATATTCCATGCTTGAGGAAACTTAACTTGGATGGACACCAGAAGAAGGTGAAAGAAGCTTTGAAAGTGATAAAGAAATATCATGATCCCATTGTTCAAGAAAGAGTTAAACAATGGAATGATACACCAAAGATTGATGAACAAGACTGGCTGGACATTTTGATCTCCTTGAAAGATGCCGACAATAATCCATTATTGACATTGGAAGAAATTAATGCACAAATTGTG GAAATAATGATTGCAACAGTGGACAATCCATCAAATGCTTTCGAATGGGCACTAGCTGAAATGATAAACCAACCAAATTTGCTCCAACGAGCCATTGAAGAATTGGACAGTGTGGTGGGAAAACAGAGGTTGGTTCAAGAATCAGATATACCAAAGCTTAACTTTGTAAAGGCCTGTGCAAGAGAAGCTTTTCGCCTTCATCCCTTTGCACCTTTTACTCCTCCCCATGTTTCAATGAGTGATACAACTGTGGGAAACTACTTCATTCCAAAGGGTAGCCATGTAATACTAAGTAGAAGAGAACTTGGAAGAAACCCTAAAGTATGGAATGAACCCCTAAAGTTTAAACCAGAACGTCACCTTAAGAGTGATAATGGCTCTAATGTAGCTTTGACAGAGCCAAATTTGAGATTCATATCGTTTAGCACAGGAAGGCGTGGTTGTCCTGGAGTTACGCTTGGGACCTCAATGACCGTGATGTTATTTGCAAGGTTGCTTCATGGCTTCACTTGGTCTGCGCCATCCAATGTTTCAAAAATAAACCTAGCTGAATCCAATGATGATTTAAATCTTGCAGAGCCACTTATGGCAGTTGCTAAGCCTAGATTACCACCAGAATTATATCACCTTTAA
- the LOC114167452 gene encoding cytochrome P450 71A1-like: MHVTMFSSLLLLLCLTFPVFLLFFFFKTLKNPPLPPGPKGLPIVGNILQLDSSSLHMQLRELSKKYGPLFTLKLGLKQAIVVSSPKLATVVMKDHDRECCGRPRLLRQQKLSYNGLDLAFCPYTEYWREIRKLCVVHVLSSKRVSCFSSLRHFEVKQMIKKISMHASNSEVTNLSEVIVSLTSTIICRIALGRRYEEEGTERNKFYRLLSECETMMSSFFVSDYIPFMGWVDTLRGIHARLERTFKEMDNFYQEVIDEHIADSHKKTSEEEDIVDVLLQQKQHHSFSIDLTNDNIKAVIMNMIIGSTSTTTATAVGAMTELVKNSRIMKKVQEEVRSLSGEKAFLDEDDVQKFPYLKAVIKETLRLHPPGPLLIPRETRKKVIIDDYEIPAKTIIYVNGWAIHRDPEAWEDAEEFIPERFLNSTVDLRGQDFCLIPFGAGRRMCPGLHMGLASLDVILSNLLYSFDWELVEGTETNDTGSTVLPGLTHDKKNPFRVLAKCRN, translated from the exons ATGCATGTGACAATGTTCTCatcacttcttcttcttctttgccTTACTTTTCCAGTGTTTttgctcttcttcttcttcaaaacTTTGAAAAATCCACCACTTCCACCTGGTCCTAAAGGTCTTCCCATTGTGGGAAATATTCTTCAACTAGATAGTTCTTCTCTTCATATGCAGCTAAGGGAACTTTCAAAGAAATATGGTCCTTTATTTACCCTTAAATTAGGTTTAAAGCAAGCAATAGTTGTTTCCTCACCAAAACTAGCCACAGTGGTAATGAAAGACCATGACCGAGAATGTTGTGGACGACCAAGATTACTTCGCCAACAGAAACTCTCTTATAATGGGTTAGACTTAGCATTTTGCCCATATACTGAGTATTGGAGAGAAATCAGAAAACTTTGTGTTGTCCATGTCCTTAGCTCCAAACGAGTCTCATGTTTTTCCTCGTTAAGACATTTTGAGGTGAAGcagatgataaagaaaatatccATGCATGCCTCAAATTCAGAAGTTACCAATCTGAGTGAAGTGATAGTGTCTCTTACCAGCACTATTATCTGCAGAATTGCTTTGGGGAGAAGGTATGAAGAGGAAGGAACGGAAAGGAACAAGTTCTATAGGTTGCTGAGTGAGTGTGAAACCATGATGAGTTCCTTCTTTGTTTCAGATTATATTCCTTTCATGGGTTGGGTTGATACACTCAGGGGAATTCATGCACGTCTTGAACGGACTTTCAAAGAAATGGAtaacttctaccaagaagtcaTTGATGAACACATTGCAGATTCTCATAAAAAGACTTCAGAGGAAGAGGACATCGTTGATGTCTTGCTTCAACAGAAGCAGCACCATTCGTTTTCCATAGATCTCACTAATGATAACATCAAAGCTGTGATCATG AACATGATTATAGGCTCAACAAGTACCACTACAGCCACAGCAGTTGGGGCAATGACTGAGCTAGTAAAAAATTCCAGAATCATGAAGAAAGTTCAAGAAGAAGTAAGAAGTTTAAGTGGTGAGAAAGCCTTTTTAGATGAAGATGATGTTCAAAAGTTTCCCTATTTAAAAGCAGTGATAAAAGAGACTCTAAGATTGCACCCACCAGGACCATTACTTATTCCTAGAGAAACAAGGAAAAAAGTTATTATAGATGATTATGAAATTCCAGCGAAGACAATAATATATGTGAATGGTTGGGCTATTCATAGAGATCCTGAGGCTTGGGAAGATGCAGAAGAGTTTATACCAGAGAGGTTTTTAAACAGCACAGTAGATCTTCGAGGACAAGATTTTTGTTTGATACCATTCGGTGCTGGTCGTAGAATGTGCCCAGGTTTGCATATGGGTTTGGCTTCATTGGATGTTATTCTTAGTAACCTTCTTTATTCTTTTGACTGGGAATTGGTAGAAGGAACCGAAACAAACGACACAGGTTCTACAGTGTTGCCAGGACTTACACATGACAAGAAGAATCCTTTTCGTGTTTTAGCGAAGTGTCGTAATTAA
- the LOC114165519 gene encoding uncharacterized protein LOC114165519 — protein sequence MERIFEAKGCPAESRLAYYEYLLAGEVVHWWSSMKMMLEDSRETITWELFKKKFYAEYFPDSVRYAKEVEFLQLMQGEMSVSEYAEKFKHFGRFHTLRMAKDWQCRKFENGLRGDLKRMVAPLSIKEFPALVEKARVMEKLKAEVEAQQRSQQKVGGPFGSTSRQDDRRKPYSRPPPQGSRRFSPQSHQP from the coding sequence ATGGAGCGGATCTTTGAGGCCAAAGGATGCCCAGCAGAGAGTAGGCTAGCATATTATGAGTACTTGCTAGCCGGAGAGGTTGTTCACTGGTGGTCTAGCATGAAAATGATGTTAGAAGACAGTAGGGAGACCATCACTTGGGAGTTATTCAAGAAGAAGTTTTATGCTGAGTACTTCCCAGATAGTGTGAGGTATGCCAAGGAAGTGGAGTTCTTACAGCTGATGCAGGGAGAGATGTCCGTATCTGAGTATGCAGAAAAGTTCAAGCACTTTGGCAGATTCCACACCTTGAGGATGGCGAAAGATTGGCAGTGtaggaagtttgagaatgggTTGAGAGGCGATCTTAAACGCATGGTGGCTCCGCTCTCTATAAAGGAGTTCCCTGCTTTGGTGGAGAAAGCAAGGGTAATGGAGAAGCTAAAAGCGGAAGTTGAAGCTCAACAGCGGTCTCAGCAGAAGGTAGGAGGACCATTTGGGTCCACGAGTCGACAGGATGATAGGAGGAAACCCTACTCTAGACCTCCGCCTCAGGGGTCCAGGAGATTCTCACCACAGTCACATCAGCCTTAG